In the genome of Amia ocellicauda isolate fAmiCal2 chromosome 3, fAmiCal2.hap1, whole genome shotgun sequence, one region contains:
- the arfip2b gene encoding arfaptin-2b isoform X3 → MTDSIMSKAATMEIPINSNGDTGSLPEDDSLEQAAKIQWSLDEKDLQQVMVSGPNLNETSIVSGGYGGTAEGIIPTSSIKGPGIRYNPTMLGTRRVLPLGQGPNMHQSLSSPAVTADEVNRGVAVEKFDIVKKWGINTYKCTKQMISERFGRGSRTVDLELEAQIDVLRDTKRKYENILRLARALTNHFYSMVQTQRALGDTFSDLSQKSPELQDEFGYNAETQKLLCKNGETLLGAINFFVSSINTLVNKTMEDTLMTVKMYENARLEFDAYRADLEELNMGPRDAVTLTRIDTAQQQFQIHKDKYERLRSDVTIKLKFLEENKVKVMHKQLLLFHNAISAYFAGNQQQLEQTLKQFNVKLKPPGADKPSWLEEQ, encoded by the exons ATGACAGACAGCATCATGAGTAAAGCTGCTACAATGGAGATCCCGATAAACAGTAATGGAGACACCGGGTCTCTGCCAGAGGACGACAGTCTGGAACAG gCGGCAAAGATTCAGTGGAGCTTAGATGAGAAG GACCTCCAGCAAGTGATGGTGTCCGGCCCCAACCTCAATGAGACCAGCATCGTATCAGGAGGCTACGGGGGGACGGCGGAAGGAATCATACCTACCAGCTCTATCAAAG GACCTGGGATCCGCTACAACCCCACCATGCTGGGAACCAGACGCGTCCTCCCTCTAGGACAAG GCCCCAACATGCACCAGTCTCTCAGCAGCCCAGCGGTCACTGCGGATGAGGTCAACCGCGGAGTCGCCGTGGAGAAGTTTGATATTGTCAAGAAGTGGGGCATCAACACCTACAAG TGCACAAAGCAGATGATTTCCGAGCGGTTTGGCCGCGGGTCACGGACAGTGGACCTGGAGCTGGAGGCTCAGATCGACGTGCTCAGGGACACCAAGCGCAAATACGAAAACATCCTGCGATTGGCCAGAGCGCTCACCAATCATTTCTACAGCATGGTTCAGACCCAGCGTGCACTTGGGGACACCTTCTCTGACCTCAGTCAGAAATCTCCAGAGCTACAG GACGAATTTGGATACAACGCCGAGACACAGAAGCTGCTGTGTAAGAATGGGGAGACCCTCTTGGGGGCCATCAATTTCTTCGTCTCCAGCATCAACACTCTGGTCAACAAAACCATGGAGGACACACTCATGACTGTCAAGATGTACGAGAATGCAAG GCTTGAATTCGATGCCTATCGCGCAGACCTAGAGGAGCTGAATATGGGCCCCCGAGACGCAGTCACCCTGACCCGCATCGACACGGCACAGCAGCAGTTCCAGATACACAAGGACAAATACGAGAGACTCCGAAGTGACGTCACCATCAAACTCAAATTCTTGGAGGAAAACAAG GTGAAGGTCATGCACAAGCAACTCCTCCTGTTTCACAACGCCATCTCGGCCTACTTCGCAGGGAACCAGCAGCAGCTTGAACAGACCCTCAAGCAGTTCAACGTCAAGTTAAAGCCTCCCGGTGCTGACAAACCGTCATGGCTGGAGGAGCAGTGA
- the arfip2b gene encoding arfaptin-2b isoform X2, which yields MTDSIMSKAATMEIPINSNGDTGSLPEDDSLEQDLQQVMVSGPNLNETSIVSGGYGGTAEGIIPTSSIKGPGIRYNPTMLGTRRVLPLGQGPNMHQSLSSPAVTADEVNRGVAVEKFDIVKKWGINTYKCTKQMISERFGRGSRTVDLELEAQIDVLRDTKRKYENILRLARALTNHFYSMVQTQRALGDTFSDLSQKSPELQTISSYECVCDVQDEFGYNAETQKLLCKNGETLLGAINFFVSSINTLVNKTMEDTLMTVKMYENARLEFDAYRADLEELNMGPRDAVTLTRIDTAQQQFQIHKDKYERLRSDVTIKLKFLEENKVKVMHKQLLLFHNAISAYFAGNQQQLEQTLKQFNVKLKPPGADKPSWLEEQ from the exons ATGACAGACAGCATCATGAGTAAAGCTGCTACAATGGAGATCCCGATAAACAGTAATGGAGACACCGGGTCTCTGCCAGAGGACGACAGTCTGGAACAG GACCTCCAGCAAGTGATGGTGTCCGGCCCCAACCTCAATGAGACCAGCATCGTATCAGGAGGCTACGGGGGGACGGCGGAAGGAATCATACCTACCAGCTCTATCAAAG GACCTGGGATCCGCTACAACCCCACCATGCTGGGAACCAGACGCGTCCTCCCTCTAGGACAAG GCCCCAACATGCACCAGTCTCTCAGCAGCCCAGCGGTCACTGCGGATGAGGTCAACCGCGGAGTCGCCGTGGAGAAGTTTGATATTGTCAAGAAGTGGGGCATCAACACCTACAAG TGCACAAAGCAGATGATTTCCGAGCGGTTTGGCCGCGGGTCACGGACAGTGGACCTGGAGCTGGAGGCTCAGATCGACGTGCTCAGGGACACCAAGCGCAAATACGAAAACATCCTGCGATTGGCCAGAGCGCTCACCAATCATTTCTACAGCATGGTTCAGACCCAGCGTGCACTTGGGGACACCTTCTCTGACCTCAGTCAGAAATCTCCAGAGCTACAG ACCATATCCAGCTATGAGTGTGTTTGTGATGTGCAGGACGAATTTGGATACAACGCCGAGACACAGAAGCTGCTGTGTAAGAATGGGGAGACCCTCTTGGGGGCCATCAATTTCTTCGTCTCCAGCATCAACACTCTGGTCAACAAAACCATGGAGGACACACTCATGACTGTCAAGATGTACGAGAATGCAAG GCTTGAATTCGATGCCTATCGCGCAGACCTAGAGGAGCTGAATATGGGCCCCCGAGACGCAGTCACCCTGACCCGCATCGACACGGCACAGCAGCAGTTCCAGATACACAAGGACAAATACGAGAGACTCCGAAGTGACGTCACCATCAAACTCAAATTCTTGGAGGAAAACAAG GTGAAGGTCATGCACAAGCAACTCCTCCTGTTTCACAACGCCATCTCGGCCTACTTCGCAGGGAACCAGCAGCAGCTTGAACAGACCCTCAAGCAGTTCAACGTCAAGTTAAAGCCTCCCGGTGCTGACAAACCGTCATGGCTGGAGGAGCAGTGA
- the arfip2b gene encoding arfaptin-2b isoform X5 translates to MTDSIMSKAATMEIPINSNGDTGSLPEDDSLEQDLQQVMVSGPNLNETSIVSGGYGGTAEGIIPTSSIKGPNMHQSLSSPAVTADEVNRGVAVEKFDIVKKWGINTYKCTKQMISERFGRGSRTVDLELEAQIDVLRDTKRKYENILRLARALTNHFYSMVQTQRALGDTFSDLSQKSPELQTISSYECVCDVQDEFGYNAETQKLLCKNGETLLGAINFFVSSINTLVNKTMEDTLMTVKMYENARLEFDAYRADLEELNMGPRDAVTLTRIDTAQQQFQIHKDKYERLRSDVTIKLKFLEENKVKVMHKQLLLFHNAISAYFAGNQQQLEQTLKQFNVKLKPPGADKPSWLEEQ, encoded by the exons ATGACAGACAGCATCATGAGTAAAGCTGCTACAATGGAGATCCCGATAAACAGTAATGGAGACACCGGGTCTCTGCCAGAGGACGACAGTCTGGAACAG GACCTCCAGCAAGTGATGGTGTCCGGCCCCAACCTCAATGAGACCAGCATCGTATCAGGAGGCTACGGGGGGACGGCGGAAGGAATCATACCTACCAGCTCTATCAAAG GCCCCAACATGCACCAGTCTCTCAGCAGCCCAGCGGTCACTGCGGATGAGGTCAACCGCGGAGTCGCCGTGGAGAAGTTTGATATTGTCAAGAAGTGGGGCATCAACACCTACAAG TGCACAAAGCAGATGATTTCCGAGCGGTTTGGCCGCGGGTCACGGACAGTGGACCTGGAGCTGGAGGCTCAGATCGACGTGCTCAGGGACACCAAGCGCAAATACGAAAACATCCTGCGATTGGCCAGAGCGCTCACCAATCATTTCTACAGCATGGTTCAGACCCAGCGTGCACTTGGGGACACCTTCTCTGACCTCAGTCAGAAATCTCCAGAGCTACAG ACCATATCCAGCTATGAGTGTGTTTGTGATGTGCAGGACGAATTTGGATACAACGCCGAGACACAGAAGCTGCTGTGTAAGAATGGGGAGACCCTCTTGGGGGCCATCAATTTCTTCGTCTCCAGCATCAACACTCTGGTCAACAAAACCATGGAGGACACACTCATGACTGTCAAGATGTACGAGAATGCAAG GCTTGAATTCGATGCCTATCGCGCAGACCTAGAGGAGCTGAATATGGGCCCCCGAGACGCAGTCACCCTGACCCGCATCGACACGGCACAGCAGCAGTTCCAGATACACAAGGACAAATACGAGAGACTCCGAAGTGACGTCACCATCAAACTCAAATTCTTGGAGGAAAACAAG GTGAAGGTCATGCACAAGCAACTCCTCCTGTTTCACAACGCCATCTCGGCCTACTTCGCAGGGAACCAGCAGCAGCTTGAACAGACCCTCAAGCAGTTCAACGTCAAGTTAAAGCCTCCCGGTGCTGACAAACCGTCATGGCTGGAGGAGCAGTGA
- the arfip2b gene encoding arfaptin-2b isoform X1 yields MTDSIMSKAATMEIPINSNGDTGSLPEDDSLEQAAKIQWSLDEKDLQQVMVSGPNLNETSIVSGGYGGTAEGIIPTSSIKGPGIRYNPTMLGTRRVLPLGQGPNMHQSLSSPAVTADEVNRGVAVEKFDIVKKWGINTYKCTKQMISERFGRGSRTVDLELEAQIDVLRDTKRKYENILRLARALTNHFYSMVQTQRALGDTFSDLSQKSPELQTISSYECVCDVQDEFGYNAETQKLLCKNGETLLGAINFFVSSINTLVNKTMEDTLMTVKMYENARLEFDAYRADLEELNMGPRDAVTLTRIDTAQQQFQIHKDKYERLRSDVTIKLKFLEENKVKVMHKQLLLFHNAISAYFAGNQQQLEQTLKQFNVKLKPPGADKPSWLEEQ; encoded by the exons ATGACAGACAGCATCATGAGTAAAGCTGCTACAATGGAGATCCCGATAAACAGTAATGGAGACACCGGGTCTCTGCCAGAGGACGACAGTCTGGAACAG gCGGCAAAGATTCAGTGGAGCTTAGATGAGAAG GACCTCCAGCAAGTGATGGTGTCCGGCCCCAACCTCAATGAGACCAGCATCGTATCAGGAGGCTACGGGGGGACGGCGGAAGGAATCATACCTACCAGCTCTATCAAAG GACCTGGGATCCGCTACAACCCCACCATGCTGGGAACCAGACGCGTCCTCCCTCTAGGACAAG GCCCCAACATGCACCAGTCTCTCAGCAGCCCAGCGGTCACTGCGGATGAGGTCAACCGCGGAGTCGCCGTGGAGAAGTTTGATATTGTCAAGAAGTGGGGCATCAACACCTACAAG TGCACAAAGCAGATGATTTCCGAGCGGTTTGGCCGCGGGTCACGGACAGTGGACCTGGAGCTGGAGGCTCAGATCGACGTGCTCAGGGACACCAAGCGCAAATACGAAAACATCCTGCGATTGGCCAGAGCGCTCACCAATCATTTCTACAGCATGGTTCAGACCCAGCGTGCACTTGGGGACACCTTCTCTGACCTCAGTCAGAAATCTCCAGAGCTACAG ACCATATCCAGCTATGAGTGTGTTTGTGATGTGCAGGACGAATTTGGATACAACGCCGAGACACAGAAGCTGCTGTGTAAGAATGGGGAGACCCTCTTGGGGGCCATCAATTTCTTCGTCTCCAGCATCAACACTCTGGTCAACAAAACCATGGAGGACACACTCATGACTGTCAAGATGTACGAGAATGCAAG GCTTGAATTCGATGCCTATCGCGCAGACCTAGAGGAGCTGAATATGGGCCCCCGAGACGCAGTCACCCTGACCCGCATCGACACGGCACAGCAGCAGTTCCAGATACACAAGGACAAATACGAGAGACTCCGAAGTGACGTCACCATCAAACTCAAATTCTTGGAGGAAAACAAG GTGAAGGTCATGCACAAGCAACTCCTCCTGTTTCACAACGCCATCTCGGCCTACTTCGCAGGGAACCAGCAGCAGCTTGAACAGACCCTCAAGCAGTTCAACGTCAAGTTAAAGCCTCCCGGTGCTGACAAACCGTCATGGCTGGAGGAGCAGTGA
- the arfip2b gene encoding arfaptin-2b isoform X7, with the protein MTDSIMSKAATMEIPINSNGDTGSLPEDDSLEQDLQQVMVSGPNLNETSIVSGGYGGTAEGIIPTSSIKGPNMHQSLSSPAVTADEVNRGVAVEKFDIVKKWGINTYKCTKQMISERFGRGSRTVDLELEAQIDVLRDTKRKYENILRLARALTNHFYSMVQTQRALGDTFSDLSQKSPELQDEFGYNAETQKLLCKNGETLLGAINFFVSSINTLVNKTMEDTLMTVKMYENARLEFDAYRADLEELNMGPRDAVTLTRIDTAQQQFQIHKDKYERLRSDVTIKLKFLEENKVKVMHKQLLLFHNAISAYFAGNQQQLEQTLKQFNVKLKPPGADKPSWLEEQ; encoded by the exons ATGACAGACAGCATCATGAGTAAAGCTGCTACAATGGAGATCCCGATAAACAGTAATGGAGACACCGGGTCTCTGCCAGAGGACGACAGTCTGGAACAG GACCTCCAGCAAGTGATGGTGTCCGGCCCCAACCTCAATGAGACCAGCATCGTATCAGGAGGCTACGGGGGGACGGCGGAAGGAATCATACCTACCAGCTCTATCAAAG GCCCCAACATGCACCAGTCTCTCAGCAGCCCAGCGGTCACTGCGGATGAGGTCAACCGCGGAGTCGCCGTGGAGAAGTTTGATATTGTCAAGAAGTGGGGCATCAACACCTACAAG TGCACAAAGCAGATGATTTCCGAGCGGTTTGGCCGCGGGTCACGGACAGTGGACCTGGAGCTGGAGGCTCAGATCGACGTGCTCAGGGACACCAAGCGCAAATACGAAAACATCCTGCGATTGGCCAGAGCGCTCACCAATCATTTCTACAGCATGGTTCAGACCCAGCGTGCACTTGGGGACACCTTCTCTGACCTCAGTCAGAAATCTCCAGAGCTACAG GACGAATTTGGATACAACGCCGAGACACAGAAGCTGCTGTGTAAGAATGGGGAGACCCTCTTGGGGGCCATCAATTTCTTCGTCTCCAGCATCAACACTCTGGTCAACAAAACCATGGAGGACACACTCATGACTGTCAAGATGTACGAGAATGCAAG GCTTGAATTCGATGCCTATCGCGCAGACCTAGAGGAGCTGAATATGGGCCCCCGAGACGCAGTCACCCTGACCCGCATCGACACGGCACAGCAGCAGTTCCAGATACACAAGGACAAATACGAGAGACTCCGAAGTGACGTCACCATCAAACTCAAATTCTTGGAGGAAAACAAG GTGAAGGTCATGCACAAGCAACTCCTCCTGTTTCACAACGCCATCTCGGCCTACTTCGCAGGGAACCAGCAGCAGCTTGAACAGACCCTCAAGCAGTTCAACGTCAAGTTAAAGCCTCCCGGTGCTGACAAACCGTCATGGCTGGAGGAGCAGTGA
- the arfip2b gene encoding arfaptin-2b isoform X6, translating into MTDSIMSKAATMEIPINSNGDTGSLPEDDSLEQAAKIQWSLDEKDLQQVMVSGPNLNETSIVSGGYGGTAEGIIPTSSIKGPNMHQSLSSPAVTADEVNRGVAVEKFDIVKKWGINTYKCTKQMISERFGRGSRTVDLELEAQIDVLRDTKRKYENILRLARALTNHFYSMVQTQRALGDTFSDLSQKSPELQDEFGYNAETQKLLCKNGETLLGAINFFVSSINTLVNKTMEDTLMTVKMYENARLEFDAYRADLEELNMGPRDAVTLTRIDTAQQQFQIHKDKYERLRSDVTIKLKFLEENKVKVMHKQLLLFHNAISAYFAGNQQQLEQTLKQFNVKLKPPGADKPSWLEEQ; encoded by the exons ATGACAGACAGCATCATGAGTAAAGCTGCTACAATGGAGATCCCGATAAACAGTAATGGAGACACCGGGTCTCTGCCAGAGGACGACAGTCTGGAACAG gCGGCAAAGATTCAGTGGAGCTTAGATGAGAAG GACCTCCAGCAAGTGATGGTGTCCGGCCCCAACCTCAATGAGACCAGCATCGTATCAGGAGGCTACGGGGGGACGGCGGAAGGAATCATACCTACCAGCTCTATCAAAG GCCCCAACATGCACCAGTCTCTCAGCAGCCCAGCGGTCACTGCGGATGAGGTCAACCGCGGAGTCGCCGTGGAGAAGTTTGATATTGTCAAGAAGTGGGGCATCAACACCTACAAG TGCACAAAGCAGATGATTTCCGAGCGGTTTGGCCGCGGGTCACGGACAGTGGACCTGGAGCTGGAGGCTCAGATCGACGTGCTCAGGGACACCAAGCGCAAATACGAAAACATCCTGCGATTGGCCAGAGCGCTCACCAATCATTTCTACAGCATGGTTCAGACCCAGCGTGCACTTGGGGACACCTTCTCTGACCTCAGTCAGAAATCTCCAGAGCTACAG GACGAATTTGGATACAACGCCGAGACACAGAAGCTGCTGTGTAAGAATGGGGAGACCCTCTTGGGGGCCATCAATTTCTTCGTCTCCAGCATCAACACTCTGGTCAACAAAACCATGGAGGACACACTCATGACTGTCAAGATGTACGAGAATGCAAG GCTTGAATTCGATGCCTATCGCGCAGACCTAGAGGAGCTGAATATGGGCCCCCGAGACGCAGTCACCCTGACCCGCATCGACACGGCACAGCAGCAGTTCCAGATACACAAGGACAAATACGAGAGACTCCGAAGTGACGTCACCATCAAACTCAAATTCTTGGAGGAAAACAAG GTGAAGGTCATGCACAAGCAACTCCTCCTGTTTCACAACGCCATCTCGGCCTACTTCGCAGGGAACCAGCAGCAGCTTGAACAGACCCTCAAGCAGTTCAACGTCAAGTTAAAGCCTCCCGGTGCTGACAAACCGTCATGGCTGGAGGAGCAGTGA
- the arfip2b gene encoding arfaptin-2b isoform X8, with product MPISDLRLKSRGAHISPSQSAASRIASQAEALTGPNMHQSLSSPAVTADEVNRGVAVEKFDIVKKWGINTYKCTKQMISERFGRGSRTVDLELEAQIDVLRDTKRKYENILRLARALTNHFYSMVQTQRALGDTFSDLSQKSPELQTISSYECVCDVQDEFGYNAETQKLLCKNGETLLGAINFFVSSINTLVNKTMEDTLMTVKMYENARLEFDAYRADLEELNMGPRDAVTLTRIDTAQQQFQIHKDKYERLRSDVTIKLKFLEENKVKVMHKQLLLFHNAISAYFAGNQQQLEQTLKQFNVKLKPPGADKPSWLEEQ from the exons ATGCCCATTTCAGACCTGCGTTTGAAATCCAGGGGGGCTCACATCTCTCCCAGCCAATCAGCGGCCAGTCGGATAGCCAGCCAGGCAGAGGCGCTCACAG GCCCCAACATGCACCAGTCTCTCAGCAGCCCAGCGGTCACTGCGGATGAGGTCAACCGCGGAGTCGCCGTGGAGAAGTTTGATATTGTCAAGAAGTGGGGCATCAACACCTACAAG TGCACAAAGCAGATGATTTCCGAGCGGTTTGGCCGCGGGTCACGGACAGTGGACCTGGAGCTGGAGGCTCAGATCGACGTGCTCAGGGACACCAAGCGCAAATACGAAAACATCCTGCGATTGGCCAGAGCGCTCACCAATCATTTCTACAGCATGGTTCAGACCCAGCGTGCACTTGGGGACACCTTCTCTGACCTCAGTCAGAAATCTCCAGAGCTACAG ACCATATCCAGCTATGAGTGTGTTTGTGATGTGCAGGACGAATTTGGATACAACGCCGAGACACAGAAGCTGCTGTGTAAGAATGGGGAGACCCTCTTGGGGGCCATCAATTTCTTCGTCTCCAGCATCAACACTCTGGTCAACAAAACCATGGAGGACACACTCATGACTGTCAAGATGTACGAGAATGCAAG GCTTGAATTCGATGCCTATCGCGCAGACCTAGAGGAGCTGAATATGGGCCCCCGAGACGCAGTCACCCTGACCCGCATCGACACGGCACAGCAGCAGTTCCAGATACACAAGGACAAATACGAGAGACTCCGAAGTGACGTCACCATCAAACTCAAATTCTTGGAGGAAAACAAG GTGAAGGTCATGCACAAGCAACTCCTCCTGTTTCACAACGCCATCTCGGCCTACTTCGCAGGGAACCAGCAGCAGCTTGAACAGACCCTCAAGCAGTTCAACGTCAAGTTAAAGCCTCCCGGTGCTGACAAACCGTCATGGCTGGAGGAGCAGTGA
- the arfip2b gene encoding arfaptin-2b isoform X9 codes for MPISDLRLKSRGAHISPSQSAASRIASQAEALTGPNMHQSLSSPAVTADEVNRGVAVEKFDIVKKWGINTYKCTKQMISERFGRGSRTVDLELEAQIDVLRDTKRKYENILRLARALTNHFYSMVQTQRALGDTFSDLSQKSPELQDEFGYNAETQKLLCKNGETLLGAINFFVSSINTLVNKTMEDTLMTVKMYENARLEFDAYRADLEELNMGPRDAVTLTRIDTAQQQFQIHKDKYERLRSDVTIKLKFLEENKVKVMHKQLLLFHNAISAYFAGNQQQLEQTLKQFNVKLKPPGADKPSWLEEQ; via the exons ATGCCCATTTCAGACCTGCGTTTGAAATCCAGGGGGGCTCACATCTCTCCCAGCCAATCAGCGGCCAGTCGGATAGCCAGCCAGGCAGAGGCGCTCACAG GCCCCAACATGCACCAGTCTCTCAGCAGCCCAGCGGTCACTGCGGATGAGGTCAACCGCGGAGTCGCCGTGGAGAAGTTTGATATTGTCAAGAAGTGGGGCATCAACACCTACAAG TGCACAAAGCAGATGATTTCCGAGCGGTTTGGCCGCGGGTCACGGACAGTGGACCTGGAGCTGGAGGCTCAGATCGACGTGCTCAGGGACACCAAGCGCAAATACGAAAACATCCTGCGATTGGCCAGAGCGCTCACCAATCATTTCTACAGCATGGTTCAGACCCAGCGTGCACTTGGGGACACCTTCTCTGACCTCAGTCAGAAATCTCCAGAGCTACAG GACGAATTTGGATACAACGCCGAGACACAGAAGCTGCTGTGTAAGAATGGGGAGACCCTCTTGGGGGCCATCAATTTCTTCGTCTCCAGCATCAACACTCTGGTCAACAAAACCATGGAGGACACACTCATGACTGTCAAGATGTACGAGAATGCAAG GCTTGAATTCGATGCCTATCGCGCAGACCTAGAGGAGCTGAATATGGGCCCCCGAGACGCAGTCACCCTGACCCGCATCGACACGGCACAGCAGCAGTTCCAGATACACAAGGACAAATACGAGAGACTCCGAAGTGACGTCACCATCAAACTCAAATTCTTGGAGGAAAACAAG GTGAAGGTCATGCACAAGCAACTCCTCCTGTTTCACAACGCCATCTCGGCCTACTTCGCAGGGAACCAGCAGCAGCTTGAACAGACCCTCAAGCAGTTCAACGTCAAGTTAAAGCCTCCCGGTGCTGACAAACCGTCATGGCTGGAGGAGCAGTGA
- the arfip2b gene encoding arfaptin-2b isoform X4, giving the protein MTDSIMSKAATMEIPINSNGDTGSLPEDDSLEQAAKIQWSLDEKDLQQVMVSGPNLNETSIVSGGYGGTAEGIIPTSSIKGPNMHQSLSSPAVTADEVNRGVAVEKFDIVKKWGINTYKCTKQMISERFGRGSRTVDLELEAQIDVLRDTKRKYENILRLARALTNHFYSMVQTQRALGDTFSDLSQKSPELQTISSYECVCDVQDEFGYNAETQKLLCKNGETLLGAINFFVSSINTLVNKTMEDTLMTVKMYENARLEFDAYRADLEELNMGPRDAVTLTRIDTAQQQFQIHKDKYERLRSDVTIKLKFLEENKVKVMHKQLLLFHNAISAYFAGNQQQLEQTLKQFNVKLKPPGADKPSWLEEQ; this is encoded by the exons ATGACAGACAGCATCATGAGTAAAGCTGCTACAATGGAGATCCCGATAAACAGTAATGGAGACACCGGGTCTCTGCCAGAGGACGACAGTCTGGAACAG gCGGCAAAGATTCAGTGGAGCTTAGATGAGAAG GACCTCCAGCAAGTGATGGTGTCCGGCCCCAACCTCAATGAGACCAGCATCGTATCAGGAGGCTACGGGGGGACGGCGGAAGGAATCATACCTACCAGCTCTATCAAAG GCCCCAACATGCACCAGTCTCTCAGCAGCCCAGCGGTCACTGCGGATGAGGTCAACCGCGGAGTCGCCGTGGAGAAGTTTGATATTGTCAAGAAGTGGGGCATCAACACCTACAAG TGCACAAAGCAGATGATTTCCGAGCGGTTTGGCCGCGGGTCACGGACAGTGGACCTGGAGCTGGAGGCTCAGATCGACGTGCTCAGGGACACCAAGCGCAAATACGAAAACATCCTGCGATTGGCCAGAGCGCTCACCAATCATTTCTACAGCATGGTTCAGACCCAGCGTGCACTTGGGGACACCTTCTCTGACCTCAGTCAGAAATCTCCAGAGCTACAG ACCATATCCAGCTATGAGTGTGTTTGTGATGTGCAGGACGAATTTGGATACAACGCCGAGACACAGAAGCTGCTGTGTAAGAATGGGGAGACCCTCTTGGGGGCCATCAATTTCTTCGTCTCCAGCATCAACACTCTGGTCAACAAAACCATGGAGGACACACTCATGACTGTCAAGATGTACGAGAATGCAAG GCTTGAATTCGATGCCTATCGCGCAGACCTAGAGGAGCTGAATATGGGCCCCCGAGACGCAGTCACCCTGACCCGCATCGACACGGCACAGCAGCAGTTCCAGATACACAAGGACAAATACGAGAGACTCCGAAGTGACGTCACCATCAAACTCAAATTCTTGGAGGAAAACAAG GTGAAGGTCATGCACAAGCAACTCCTCCTGTTTCACAACGCCATCTCGGCCTACTTCGCAGGGAACCAGCAGCAGCTTGAACAGACCCTCAAGCAGTTCAACGTCAAGTTAAAGCCTCCCGGTGCTGACAAACCGTCATGGCTGGAGGAGCAGTGA